In the Hylaeus volcanicus isolate JK05 chromosome 1, UHH_iyHylVolc1.0_haploid, whole genome shotgun sequence genome, one interval contains:
- the LOC128879443 gene encoding facilitated trehalose transporter Tret1-like, translated as MAQYSPSNEDMNRSEEKSSPVELNGNVEISYPISKFRQALPQFCAVSAKNLIMITFGSTLGFSTILIPELKREDSEIPVTREELTWISSLNLFLVPIGCFVSGPVSQFLGRKRTMMLITIPFVIAWIVFHYATNAGMLFIALAITGLTGGLLEAPVMTYVAEVTQPHLRGMLSATSSMSIILGIFTQMVGGKFTNWRTVALINLTYPLVCFFALCMVPESPYWLAAKGRLKEAEDALSWLRGWVGPGQVTSEFQTICQEIHKPADSRHNVWKDFRKKTFYAPFILVTWSFFIGSFGGSITLQTFAVVIFEQLNAPIEQYTAAVILGLAQLIGTLICVFAIHFTGKRKLNFLSIAGTALCFCLAAVYGYLNDSRVVDAHNYTWIPTTLMIGSAFLSHVGIRLLPWILAGEVFPVKVRSSATGAAGSIGYIFNSIANKVFLYMVDGMSLPGTFFFYGMINIAGGVLLYFTLPETEGRTLKEIEDHYAGVQSLKNKPKKEDLPMKEKWAATNPAVIYDDTESKM; from the exons ATGGCGCAATATTCACCATCAAACGAAGACATGAACAG AAGCGAGGAGAAATCATCGCCAGTCGAATTGAACGGAAACGTCGAGATTTCTTATCCGATATCGAAATTTCGACAAGCGTTGCCGCAGTTCTGCGCAGTCAGCGCGAAGAATCTCATAATGATCACTTTTGGATCTACCCTGGGATTTTCCACTATTTTGATACCGGAACTAAAGAGAGAGGATTCAGAGATACCGGTTACCAGGGAGGAATTGACGTGGATCA GTAGCCTGAACCTGTTCCTGGTACCCATCGGTTGCTTCGTGAGCGGTCCGGTGTCGCAGTTCCTCGGAAGGAAACGTACCATGATGCTGATCACCATCCCGTTCGTAATAGCGTGGATCGTTTTCCACTACGCCACCAATGCCGGGATGCTGTTCATCGCGTTGGCCATAACAGGGTTAACCGGTGGACTCCTCGAGGCGCCCGTGATGACCTACGTGGCGGAGGTGACGCAGCCCCATCTTCGCGGTATGCTTTCCGCCACGTCGAGCATGTCCATCATTTTGGGAATCTTCACGCAGATGGTGGGCGGAAAGTTCACCAACTGGAGAACGGTCGCCTTGATTAACTTGACCTACCCTCTCGTCTGCTTCTTCGCCCTTTGCATGGTGCCAGAGAGCCCATATTGGTTGGCAG CGAAAGGTCGATTGAAGGAAGCGGAGGACGCTTTGTCCTGGCTTCGAGGGTGGGTTGGTCCGGGTCAAGTGACGTCAGAGTTCCAAACCATTTGTCAGGAGATTCATAAGCCCGCAGACTCGCGACATAACGTTTGGAAGGACTTCCGCAAAAAGACCTTCTACGCGCCTTTCATTCTGGTCACCTGGTCCTTTTTCATCGGATCGTTCGGTGGCAGCATCACTCTTCAAACCTTCGCTGTGGTCATCTTCGAACAACTGAACGCGCCCATCGAACAATACACTGCCGCGGTGATACTTGGCCTGGCCCAGCTGATCGGGACATTGATCTGTGTTTTCGCTATTCATTTCACCGGCAAACGGAAGCTGAACTTCCTCTCAATCGCCGGCACTGCTCTCTGCTTCTGTCTTGCGGCCGTTTACGGCTATCTCAACGACAGTCGTGTAGTGGACGCACATAATTACACCTGGATTCCAACTACATTGATGATCGGATCTGCGTTCCTCTCTCACGTCGGGATTAGGCTGCTACCTTGGATCCTTGCGGGAGAAGTCTTCCCTGTCAAG GTACGAAGCAGTGCGACAGGAGCTGCAGGTTCCATCGGTTACATTTTCAACTCTATCGCGAACAAGGTCTTCCTGTACATGGTGGACGGGATGTCGTTGCCTGGCACGTTCTTTTTCTACGGGATGATAAACATCGCCGGCGGCGTGCTGCTCTACTTCACACTGCCAGAAACAGAGGGTAGAACCTTAAAGGAGATCGAGGACCACTATGCCGGCGTGCAGAGCTTGAAGAACAAACCCAAAAAAGAGGACTTGCCCATGAAAGAGAAATGGGCAGCTACGAATCCAGCTGTGATTTATGATGACACGGAGAGCAAAATGTGA